A single genomic interval of Candidatus Bipolaricaulis anaerobius harbors:
- a CDS encoding riboflavin synthase, whose translation MFTGIVRSVGRVGERSPHHLVVQAGELALPRGASLAVNGVCLTVTEANAGRAVMDLSAETVRRTTLGDLRPGDPVNLEPALRVGEELGGHLLLGHVDTVGKVAWIERRGEEVVVEIAFDPRFDLLLADKGSVGVDGISLTPFAVGEGTFRCAIVPYTWHQTNLSHRRGGERVNLEFDVLAKYVRTWRER comes from the coding sequence ATGTTCACCGGCATCGTGCGTTCCGTGGGCCGGGTGGGGGAGCGCTCCCCTCACCACCTCGTCGTCCAGGCCGGGGAGCTCGCCCTCCCTCGCGGGGCGAGCCTCGCCGTGAACGGGGTCTGCCTGACCGTAACCGAGGCGAACGCCGGGCGGGCGGTGATGGACCTGTCGGCAGAGACGGTCCGCCGCACCACGCTCGGCGACCTCCGCCCAGGGGATCCGGTGAACCTCGAACCGGCCCTCCGTGTGGGAGAAGAGCTCGGGGGGCACCTCCTCCTCGGCCACGTGGACACGGTGGGGAAGGTCGCCTGGATCGAGCGGCGGGGGGAAGAAGTCGTGGTGGAAATCGCGTTCGACCCCCGGTTCGACCTCCTCCTCGCCGACAAGGGATCGGTGGGGGTAGACGGGATCAGCCTGACCCCGTTCGCTGTGGGGGAGGGCACGTTCCGGTGCGCGATCGTCCCCTACACGTGGCACCAGACAAACCTCTCCCACCGCCGGGGGGGGGAGCGGGTGAACCTGGAGTTCGACGTCCTGGCGAAATACGTGCGGACGTGGAGGGAGAGGTGA